DNA sequence from the Odontesthes bonariensis isolate fOdoBon6 chromosome 18, fOdoBon6.hap1, whole genome shotgun sequence genome:
TTCACAGGTTTAATTCAACTCTCCAAATCAACACGTTAAATCACAGAGTGGAATCAGAAGAACTCAAATTTGCGATTTGCACAGACAAAAGAGTATTTAAATGAACACTCTTTGTCATTCcatcccttttctgtgccccaGTTGGTGTGGACACATTCCTCTGACCCTTCAGAGTTGTTTGGCTCTCCTCTATTCCAAGACGTAAAGTCGACTTTAGAGCCATCAGACCACAACCATGCGCCATTCCTCTGAGCATCAGTGAGTCCGATCCAGTTGACTCCCTGATCAGGATCAAAGTTTCTGATCAGGTGTTTGACAAAATCTTCTTCAACTTGACTGTGGATAGATACCAGGTTGCTTTCCTCTGATACAcagtgcagctctgcatcaatcCAGGTCATCAGTGTGGCGATGTACTTGTAGCAGCGGCCGTTGAAGCTGTACCAGAACTGTGGACAGTTGTCACGTTTTAGGGCCAGTTCTTCCTCAGGTGAAGGGGATACAGCACCCGGAGCCAGACAAAGCAAGAAGAGGAACAGCTTCATGTTGACCTTTTCCGTATCTCTGTATGAAGATGTCTTGATGTATTGCTGGAATTAGTTTGCACTGGTGGATGTTCCCAGCAGTCCTGTTTGGAGACAGATGACAGGCTGATTCTTTTATATCCTTCAGAGAGGGCGTCTGCAGTGTCATGTGTAATCATTGGCCAAATCCTGTTCTATGCAACACCTCAGTATCTCAACATGAGCCAACAAACACCACTGTGCCTCTTTCAGTCAACCCTGGCATCAGCCATTTTTTCAGCACAGCAACACAGGCATGCAGTTACACATCAGAAATATTCCAgttgtgagagaaaaaaagaagttgtCACATTTAAATAGATAGCCAACTTGCGATTGTATGCTTCGATCAAGTAAAGTGCTTTTTTACAGTCTGTTACAGACAAGCAGATGTTGATGTTACAATGCTGCTAACGGTACAAAgtgcttaaaggtagggtaggagatcctggattttgagtccagcgaagctgcattttgaaaatacacagtcccaacccttttcttcactttacccccgaaggcacgcctctagagtacatgaacgcgcacgagcacgaaggtgcacgagcgctgttctgacagcaagcatcgatcgttgccgtatttagtatttagtatttagtatatgataactatacgtttaataatgctaggtgctagccaagctggctctagtttagcttactgccaagcttctggacgagtaattcgttcacggagcagggtacgcgcacagggggaggagggggagggaggagcagattgcagtttgatagacggcatcagtatccaatcattgtgaacggtccgttcacaatgattggatactgtttttcctagattgtacgttctagaggccactaaactttaaatttttgtgtcaaaacttttaattaattggttgcaatgggggtgtgaagagtatttcaagtaatatgtaaaaacatgttccagaaaaagatcccctaccctacctttaatgaaCAAATAGCATTGACAGTGTGTTCAGTGTAACCATGACCCTGAGTTGCTCCCAAGCCAGCCGAGAGATGTAATCTCTCCAGCTGGTCCGGGGACTGCTCCCTGACCTCCTCCCAGTAGAATATATTTAAAACAATGCTTCTGGGAGGTGTCTGGAAAGCACCGAATGACCAAAACCACCTCAAGTGACCACTTTCGATGAGGAGGGGCAGCAACTCTACCCTGAGCTCTTCCCACATGACCAACCTCCTAGTGAGGACattatcataaaaaaaacaaaacaaagaagcaaTCTTAAACTGAAAAGGAAACCATCCTGTCTTAAGCTGCACCTAGAAAAATCTGTTCATAAAAGTTGTGAATAAGAATTTCCATGACGTTTTGGTCACCAGTCCACGTGCCTTTAacctgatggcagctgggataggcttcaaGCGACTCTGAATTGGATTAGGAGAGTAtaaagaatggatggatggatggatacagCTTCAAAGCATATCTTCCCCATAGCCCTAGAGTATCTGGCAGAATATATATTGAACTAAGAAATACATGCATTTCCAGTATACTGTTCAATAAATTTGTTTTATCATTGAAACACTGCAACAGAAATGTTGAGTCATCACTTTTAGCCTGATATCAAATGTGTACTGAGAGTATTTTGCAAGTGAAAAAGATAGACACCGTactgtttactgtttgtttAACTGGGTCATTTTCTTGTTGCATCATAGAGACACCAGgactctgaaagaaaaaaagagatttgAAGAGAAGCATAAAGTCTTTACTATTCACTCCCATGTATTTTTTTCAGGAGAGGTTTAATGTTTGGTTCATATGCAGTTATATTCTTTTTGCACCATTTTGTGTGCTTATTAGTGTAATCACAGCGTTAATGAAACAGGACAGAGCTATAATATAGAGGAGAAAATAGAATCTATGATTTCCTCCagtaaaccaaaacaaaaccaactTCATCAGCTGAGGAAACCACTTTTCTTTTGATTTCATTCATTCCATCTATCAGTTCTCTCTGACTGCTACTGTATCATTGTAAAAGAGTCAGGATTTGTGTCTGAACATCCACGTATTCTTTTTAATAGCTGGCAGCAGAATCAAAACAAATCTAGccacagtttttctttctttcatgcaTGACTGTGTTTAGCAGcctttaattttttattaaattttggagaattaatttgtttttagtTCATCATATTATAAAGGCCAGTAAGGAATGCAATTCATGAGAAACACAGTAAATCAAAAGGGTGGCTGAAGCTTTAACAGACAGCTTTCTTGATCTTCCAGATCGTGTTTTCTACAGCTTCAGTTCACTAAAGTTTCTTAGAGAGTCTTCAGTCAGTGGAAAACGTAAATAAGAAGCACTTTTATATcttcagtcggtgccagtgcaactaaagaaacacaactatacacacgtattgaacatgaaattaaatgagagagaacatggtattcattaaaactaatcaatacctaacaaacatccgatctacacagACGTAGGAcccgactcagaaaaatgggggacaggtaataatgttaaaggtggggtatgagatcttggaaaaacggttcctgcaagctatatttttgaaaacacacaaccttgcctctccttcagcccacccctcaaaaccacgccttcaaaacacatgaacaaatcaggagtctgtgaacgcgcaggggggaggggggctgatggttgattggcatgtcagaatccaatagaagtaactctcatcattacttctattggtcagacatttcctcttgctacaccctctacaatggactaaaatattaatttgttttccaaacattccattttagtgggtgcaatggggtcgtaaGGAGGTGTTCAGACAATATGatcaaaaatgctccagaaaacatctcataccccacctttaatacccagaatataaacctaaaataaagaaaaaagatagataaataaaaaccaacaagGGCTTCAAAAAAGGACAACAACAAGGAATTGAAGCAGTTTAATGAAGCAGTTAAACTCTGGTTTCCTTGTTGAGTTCCAGTAAAAGCTCACCTTTTATTGGTGTGCTCTATCTTTTGCTTTATCAATGCACAGTAAAAGTGCAGATTCTCAGCCACGTGAAGCCCTCAGCAGATTCAAAGTTGAGCAAAGTTCAAGTGGGAACAGACAGCAGGGACCACATGCACAAAACTCTGTTAGCAGCTTTTTGTTACAATTAATAGTGCCCCAGAATTTTAAGCCCAGAATCCCcagaaaaagaaatgcaaataaCCCAATTCTGTAAAATCCTGAATCTTTATAAGAACGTCCAAAATCATCCAAGAATTTTCACAAACTTCTGTTGTACCGTAAAAACAATTCGAACCATAACAGCGAagagaaaatgaataaacaaatgcaGAAAACGGGCATTGAAATGGGTCTTTCTTTAAATGTTGATGAGCTGATTCTTTTTAATTAATGACCCTCAAAAACAgctataaataataataaaaaagacagCTGCTACATGCATAAGTTGGGTAGTATTTGGGTCAGGACTCAGAGCTGCATTGAGTCAGTTAAATCTTCCTACAGTTTTTCGTCAGGTATCGAGATTTCTTTGTCTTTCTGCCCAGGAGAtgtgcagctttcacagacagCTTTCTTGATCTTCCAGATCATGTTTTCTGTAGCTTCATTTCACTAAAGTTTCTTAGAGAGTCTTCAGTCAGTGGAAAACGTAAATAAGAAGCACTTTTATGCCTTattgttgcccccccccccgccttGTAGGTGTCAGATAGACTCTTCTTGATATTCCCTGTCAGTCCGCACTTGCTGAGTGTTACCACAAAGTTTGAGGAGTCACACTGAATGGATCTTAGCCGCAAGTACCTGATGACAGTGCTTCATCTGCTCTACAAATTCTAAagtcaattaagaccacattaaTGAGTTCATAAAGTTCTGAGACGTTTAAGGGGTGCACAGGCTTTCAAATATTACCAAGATTACTATTTGCTGAACAAAAATTTAAAATCCCAGTCAGTTCAGTCAGTCGGGGGGGACCATATATGTTgtatgtgttgggacaaaacaTTAGAGTCAAATGTCAATGGTCAATGATGTCAGTAATTGCCCTGCTTTTATTTCCTTGTTGAATACCTGCAAAAGCTCTCCTTTAACAGGGAAGCAATTGCTCTGTGCAATTATATTTTTACAGCATTATAAAAGTGTTGATGTGTCACTGTGTGATATCTATACAGTCCCTGGCATGCTGATTGTGGACAGACAGTTCCAGAGGTCACAGAGCAGACCCACAGCATGACAGCAcgggcggctgtggctcagcaGAGAGTGGTTGCCCTCTAACCGGAGCACAGTGGGTCAGTCCTCGTACAACGTATACTTGGACAAGACAATAAACCATACACTGCGCTCAATATGTTCATCGGTGCGTGACTGTAAAGAACAGAAAGCCCTGTATACAGTATACTGAGTGTATATAATGAGTCCAGGTCATGTCTATCCCAGCGTACAGCGGCGGCTGTTGAAACTGAAACAGAACAAGGGACAGTCGCCATGCTGCTGCCGCTGCAACTCTTGAAGATCTGAAAGAGAACCCAGAGTCACACCAACAGGAATAGAAGTAATATCATGTTAGGTTGAGAGTCTCTGTCCAAGACAGTTGAATACTGCTGTATGTCACCCACAATATTTAAGAGATGGTTTAAAGGTCACTTTCATACCCCCCAGAGATGGATGGTACCTGTTACTCATAGTTTTAAAGCAACACTGGGGAAATCTGAGAACCTCAAAAATATGTGTTTCTGACGAGTTTTTCTGTATGCCAACTTTTGATATGGACATTCTCAGGCCTAAAACTGCCCGAGAGCACCTGGAGGCTATTCAGCACTTGTAGCAGTGGCCATTGAAGGTGCACCATAACGTGGAACAGCTGTTGTACCGTAGCTGCAGTTCTTGCTCATCTGA
Encoded proteins:
- the LOC142368220 gene encoding ladderlectin-like, which codes for MKLFLFLLCLAPGAVSPSPEEELALKRDNCPQFWYSFNGRCYKYIATLMTWIDAELHCVSEESNLVSIHSQVEEDFVKHLIRNFDPDQGVNWIGLTDAQRNGAWLWSDGSKVDFTSWNRGEPNNSEGSEECVHTNWGTEKGWNDKECSFKYSFVCANRKFEFF